From Pusillibacter faecalis, one genomic window encodes:
- the ygfK gene encoding putative selenate reductase subunit YgfK: MSELMTPIPFWELMTWITTEYQRDGSVFGVRPYRAGEKKLPIFGETIETPFGPAAGPNTQLAQNIIAGYFAGARFFELKTVQKMDGAELAACIARPCILAEDECYNCEWSTELTVQQAFEEYVKAWCACKMLSRVYGLGDPDGFVFNMSVGYDLEGIQGKKIDTFLNEMANASATPVFQECLRTLRAFFPGEAAYIDAISPRISGSVTLSTLHGCPPDEIERIASYLLEVKHLHTFVKCNPTLLGYDTARSILDGMGYDYIAFDDHHFKEDLQYADAVPMFHRLRHLADQEGLEFGLKLSNTFPVDVKAGELPSEEMYMAGKSLFPLTTAMAARIAREFGGKLRLSYAGGADAFNVGKLFEIGIWPITMATTVLKPGGYQRFTQIGRKLDALNFNPFTGVDIAGIEALSLAARSDKYHRKSMKPLPRRKLREQVPLLDCFIAPCQDGCPIHQNIPEYMELCRKGEYVSALALITAKNPLPFITGTLCAHNCMNKCTRNYYDQPVNIRATKLVAAEKGYEELMACLKPPAPAASRARAAVIGGGPTGISAAYFLGRAGIPVTLFEKSSQLGGVVRRVIPAWRISDDAIDKDAALMKAMGVEVRLNTPAPTVAELKAQGYTHIFFAVGAWRAGKLDISGNIMPVIGWLQDLKAGKSVSLGHVAVVGGGNTAMDAARAALRAGAKSSTLVYRRTRKYMPADVEELELALADGVAFLELAAPVEQRDGILACEKMKLGEPDERGRRKPVPTGERLEIPCDTVISAIGEQVESELFTANGIEVDAIGLPAFQTNLEGVYAGGDARRGPATVVEGIADAQAFADAVIGAVHPYSIPVGARASREEALAKKGVLCESARCEGDRCLSCQVVCQICADVCPNRANVVVELPDGRHQILHVDRMCNECGNCAVFCPYDSAPYRDKWTLFLTRAGFEESPCNQGFLPLGENRVLIRLDGRVFEADLDGSNGLPAEIEVFLWTVLNKYRYLLG; encoded by the coding sequence ATGTCAGAACTGATGACCCCCATTCCCTTTTGGGAATTGATGACCTGGATCACCACCGAATACCAGCGGGACGGCTCCGTATTCGGCGTCCGCCCCTATCGGGCGGGGGAGAAAAAGCTGCCCATCTTCGGTGAAACCATTGAGACGCCATTCGGCCCCGCCGCCGGTCCCAACACTCAGCTGGCCCAAAACATCATCGCCGGCTACTTTGCCGGTGCCCGGTTTTTTGAGCTGAAAACCGTTCAGAAAATGGATGGTGCGGAGCTGGCCGCCTGCATTGCCCGCCCCTGTATCCTGGCGGAGGACGAGTGCTACAACTGCGAGTGGAGCACGGAGCTGACTGTCCAGCAGGCCTTTGAGGAGTATGTGAAGGCCTGGTGCGCCTGCAAGATGCTCTCCCGGGTCTATGGGCTGGGAGACCCGGATGGATTCGTCTTCAACATGTCCGTGGGCTATGATCTGGAGGGCATCCAAGGCAAGAAAATCGACACGTTCCTAAACGAAATGGCCAACGCTTCCGCCACCCCGGTCTTTCAGGAGTGCCTTCGGACTTTGAGAGCCTTTTTTCCCGGCGAGGCCGCCTATATCGACGCCATCTCCCCCCGCATCTCCGGCAGCGTAACCCTCTCCACCCTCCACGGCTGCCCGCCGGACGAGATTGAGCGGATTGCCTCCTATCTCCTGGAGGTCAAGCACCTGCACACCTTCGTCAAATGCAATCCCACCCTCCTGGGTTATGACACCGCCCGGTCGATTCTGGACGGCATGGGCTATGACTACATTGCCTTTGATGACCATCACTTTAAGGAGGATTTGCAATACGCCGATGCGGTGCCCATGTTCCACCGCCTCCGCCATCTGGCGGACCAGGAGGGTCTGGAATTCGGGCTGAAGCTCTCCAACACCTTCCCGGTGGATGTCAAGGCCGGGGAGTTGCCCAGCGAGGAGATGTACATGGCGGGCAAATCTCTCTTTCCGCTTACCACCGCTATGGCCGCCCGCATCGCCCGTGAGTTTGGCGGCAAGCTGCGGCTGAGCTACGCCGGCGGTGCCGACGCGTTCAACGTCGGCAAGCTTTTCGAAATCGGCATTTGGCCCATTACCATGGCGACCACTGTGCTCAAGCCTGGCGGCTACCAGCGCTTCACCCAGATCGGCCGCAAGCTGGATGCTCTGAATTTCAATCCCTTTACCGGTGTGGACATCGCTGGAATCGAGGCGCTGTCCCTCGCTGCCCGGTCTGATAAATACCACAGAAAGTCCATGAAACCCCTGCCCCGCCGCAAGCTCCGGGAGCAGGTGCCCCTGCTGGACTGCTTCATCGCCCCCTGCCAGGATGGCTGCCCCATTCACCAGAACATTCCAGAGTACATGGAGCTGTGCCGCAAGGGGGAATATGTCTCCGCTCTGGCGCTCATCACGGCGAAGAATCCCCTGCCCTTCATCACCGGCACCCTCTGTGCCCACAACTGCATGAACAAGTGCACCCGGAACTACTACGATCAGCCGGTGAACATCCGCGCTACCAAGCTGGTAGCTGCGGAAAAGGGCTACGAGGAACTCATGGCCTGTCTGAAGCCTCCGGCCCCCGCCGCATCCCGGGCCCGGGCCGCCGTCATCGGCGGAGGCCCCACCGGTATATCCGCCGCCTACTTTCTGGGCCGTGCCGGCATCCCCGTGACCCTCTTTGAGAAATCTAGTCAGCTGGGCGGCGTGGTCCGACGGGTCATCCCCGCCTGGCGCATCTCTGACGACGCCATTGACAAGGACGCCGCTCTGATGAAAGCTATGGGCGTAGAGGTCCGCTTGAACACGCCGGCCCCCACTGTTGCGGAGCTGAAGGCCCAGGGCTATACCCACATTTTCTTTGCCGTCGGCGCCTGGAGAGCCGGTAAACTAGACATTTCAGGCAATATTATGCCCGTTATTGGCTGGTTGCAGGATTTAAAGGCCGGAAAGTCCGTGTCCCTGGGCCATGTGGCCGTGGTGGGCGGCGGCAACACAGCCATGGACGCCGCCCGGGCCGCTCTGCGGGCCGGGGCCAAATCCTCGACCCTGGTCTACCGGCGCACCCGGAAGTATATGCCCGCCGATGTGGAGGAACTGGAGTTGGCCTTGGCGGATGGCGTTGCGTTCCTGGAGCTGGCGGCTCCCGTAGAGCAGCGGGACGGTATCCTGGCGTGTGAGAAAATGAAGCTGGGCGAGCCGGACGAACGGGGCCGCCGGAAGCCCGTTCCCACAGGGGAGCGTCTGGAGATTCCCTGCGATACTGTGATATCCGCCATAGGTGAACAGGTGGAGAGCGAGCTCTTCACCGCCAATGGCATCGAGGTGGATGCCATTGGACTCCCCGCCTTCCAAACCAATCTGGAGGGTGTCTATGCCGGCGGCGACGCAAGGCGCGGCCCCGCCACAGTAGTGGAGGGCATTGCAGACGCCCAGGCCTTTGCCGACGCCGTCATCGGCGCGGTTCATCCCTATTCAATTCCTGTCGGCGCCCGGGCCTCCCGGGAAGAGGCCCTTGCGAAGAAGGGCGTGCTCTGCGAGAGCGCCCGGTGCGAGGGGGACCGGTGCCTAAGCTGCCAGGTGGTGTGCCAGATCTGCGCCGACGTATGCCCCAACCGGGCCAATGTGGTGGTGGAGCTGCCTGATGGACGCCATCAGATTCTCCATGTGGATCGGATGTGCAACGAGTGCGGCAACTGCGCCGTGTTCTGTCCCTACGACTCCGCCCCCTACCGGGATAAATGGACGCTGTTCCTGACCCGGGCGGGGTTTGAGGAAAGCCCCTGCAACCAGGGCTTCCTGCCTTTAGGAGAAAACCGGGTTCTCATACGGTTGGACGGCCGGGTGTTTGAAGCTGACCTGGATGGCTCCAACGGCCTGCCCGCAGAGATCGAGGTCTTTCTCTGGACAGTACTTAATAAGTATCGCTATCTCTTGGGCTGA
- a CDS encoding helix-turn-helix domain-containing protein, which yields MTFAEKLIRLRKREGWSQEALAESLGVSRQAVSRWEQGTALPDAGKLLPCAKLFGVSVDWILDDGQDWEAKSQAAAPAKKPGLLRTILWSILIGISLLGVLLLGILSSVFPAVVTEAPAGVEWVHVYTGLVGFLKFYHLEWLFALCFLAAAVGILGLLLPRLRKKTDENPILRTNLVLLPILLQAGAISGCAQSLWWLGIGREDYRGLFWFHTAALLATSLWMAWNIRQEREPRQRRKNAWIELTYCILQAVVGLVMVDMGLGLVGTALMVTLGAVYILVINPRYMNRRLTRSKENGK from the coding sequence ATGACCTTTGCAGAAAAGCTGATCCGCTTGCGGAAGCGAGAGGGGTGGAGTCAGGAGGCCTTGGCTGAGAGTCTGGGGGTTTCCCGACAGGCGGTGAGCCGCTGGGAGCAGGGGACGGCCCTGCCGGACGCAGGCAAGCTCCTGCCCTGTGCGAAGCTTTTTGGTGTGTCCGTGGATTGGATACTGGATGATGGGCAGGATTGGGAGGCGAAGAGCCAAGCTGCTGCCCCGGCAAAAAAGCCTGGATTGCTGCGGACCATTCTCTGGAGTATTCTCATTGGCATCTCTCTGCTGGGCGTGCTGCTGCTTGGCATTCTCAGCTCCGTGTTTCCGGCGGTGGTCACAGAGGCACCAGCCGGAGTCGAGTGGGTTCATGTCTACACCGGCTTGGTGGGTTTTTTGAAATTTTATCATTTGGAGTGGCTGTTTGCCCTGTGCTTCCTGGCAGCAGCTGTGGGTATTCTGGGGCTGCTGCTGCCCCGGCTGCGGAAGAAAACCGATGAAAATCCCATCCTGCGGACGAACCTGGTATTGTTGCCGATCCTTTTGCAGGCAGGAGCTATCTCCGGCTGTGCCCAGTCTCTGTGGTGGCTGGGAATAGGGCGGGAGGATTACCGGGGCCTCTTCTGGTTTCATACGGCGGCGCTGCTGGCAACCTCCCTCTGGATGGCCTGGAATATCCGTCAGGAACGGGAGCCCAGACAGCGCCGGAAAAACGCCTGGATTGAGTTGACCTACTGCATACTCCAGGCAGTGGTGGGACTGGTCATGGTGGACATGGGCCTGGGTTTGGTTGGAACGGCGCTTATGGTGACGCTGGGCGCAGTCTATATTCTGGTGATCAATCCCCGGTATATGAACCGCCGCCTGACCAGATCAAAAGAAAACGGAAAATAA
- a CDS encoding RNA polymerase sigma factor, with protein MPDTTDAVECYGTAVYRLAYAMTRSRHNADDIFQEVFLRYHRAAPAFASEDHRRAWLLRVTANCAKSLLASPWRRRMIPLEDVYAYSDPTESAVDMALARLPGKYRSVIHLFYYEGYRTEEIARILGRSPSTVRAQLTRARERLRELLKEEL; from the coding sequence ATGCCCGACACCACCGATGCCGTGGAGTGTTATGGCACCGCCGTCTATCGACTGGCCTATGCCATGACCCGTTCCCGCCACAACGCCGACGACATTTTCCAGGAGGTCTTTCTTCGCTATCACCGTGCCGCCCCAGCCTTTGCCAGTGAAGATCACCGGCGGGCATGGCTACTGCGGGTGACAGCCAACTGCGCCAAAAGCCTGCTGGCCTCTCCCTGGCGCAGGCGCATGATCCCGCTGGAGGATGTCTACGCCTATTCGGACCCTACAGAGTCCGCAGTAGACATGGCCCTGGCACGGCTGCCCGGAAAGTACCGGTCAGTCATTCACCTATTTTACTATGAGGGTTACAGGACGGAGGAGATTGCCCGCATCCTGGGCCGCAGTCCCTCCACCGTCCGAGCCCAGCTGACCCGCGCCCGTGAGCGGCTGCGGGAGCTTTTGAAGGAGGAGTTATGA
- a CDS encoding DUF4179 domain-containing protein produces MNFSETYRRMNEPIGPSPELIRRPPPKRRLPLRRLAAAAAAAALVLATPALAVRSELGYQVLYRIAPSVAQFFQPVQRSCTDQGVTMEVVGVRVEGDTAQAYITLSGGDVDGTTDLFDSWSFHLPFDQIGRCERVGWDEETRTVTFLCTTQTMDGSPIPQGGKMTFSVRQLLTGKETLKDVAVDLDLASFSEEAETAPSWNLPEEKTPDAFYRSGGAYRDEQGEALNRSAPILRPGPALAEPAPGITITAAGYVEGLFHLQVCWGDLSQLDNHGRLWLEDAAGNQPRQLCSIGFLSDPDLAERKDYTEDLFDIPPKELGQYTLHGDFYTASSRTDGLWRVTFPLETT; encoded by the coding sequence ATGAATTTTTCTGAAACCTACCGCCGGATGAACGAGCCCATCGGTCCCTCGCCTGAGCTGATCCGCAGGCCCCCGCCTAAACGCCGTCTCCCTCTGCGCCGTCTGGCGGCGGCAGCAGCAGCCGCCGCGCTGGTGCTGGCCACTCCAGCCCTAGCAGTTCGGTCAGAGCTGGGTTATCAGGTGCTCTACCGGATCGCTCCCTCTGTAGCCCAATTTTTCCAGCCGGTGCAGCGCTCCTGCACAGACCAGGGCGTTACAATGGAGGTGGTGGGCGTCCGGGTGGAGGGCGACACTGCTCAGGCCTATATCACCCTCTCTGGCGGCGATGTGGACGGGACCACCGATCTCTTTGACAGCTGGAGTTTCCATCTGCCCTTTGACCAGATCGGCCGCTGTGAGCGGGTGGGATGGGACGAGGAGACTCGAACCGTCACCTTCCTCTGCACTACCCAGACCATGGACGGCTCTCCCATCCCCCAGGGCGGGAAGATGACCTTCTCCGTCCGCCAGCTGCTCACCGGGAAGGAGACTTTGAAAGATGTGGCCGTTGACCTGGATTTGGCATCCTTTTCCGAAGAGGCGGAGACCGCCCCCTCCTGGAACCTCCCCGAGGAAAAGACGCCGGACGCCTTTTACCGTAGCGGCGGCGCATACAGGGACGAGCAGGGCGAGGCCCTCAACCGCTCCGCTCCCATTCTGCGTCCCGGTCCAGCTCTGGCGGAGCCCGCACCCGGAATCACCATCACCGCCGCCGGATATGTGGAGGGGCTCTTCCATCTTCAGGTTTGCTGGGGCGATCTATCACAGCTGGACAATCACGGCCGGCTGTGGCTGGAGGATGCGGCGGGGAATCAGCCGCGCCAGCTTTGCAGCATCGGCTTCCTCTCCGATCCGGACTTGGCGGAGCGGAAAGACTACACGGAGGATCTCTTCGATATCCCTCCGAAGGAGCTGGGTCAGTATACCCTCCATGGCGACTTCTACACGGCCTCCTCCCGGACGGACGGCCTCTGGCGGGTCACGTTCCCCTTGGAGACCACATGA